The sequence TGTTTAACTCCTTAATATATAGGTATATATAAGATAAATAGATTGTAATGATTACAAAATTGGAATCATTACAAACAGGAGTTGTTAGTATGAAGATATCAATAGATGATATAAGAGAATATCTATTAAAAAATAATATTAAGCCATCCTATGCAAGAATAAAAATATTAGAGTATTTAGTTGAGAAGGATTCGCACCCAACAGTTGAAGAGATATATAGTAACTTAGTTAATCAAATTCCAACACTATCTAAAACAACTGTATATAATACTATGAAACTCCTAATAGATGCTAATATTGCAAGAGTCATTACGATTGAAGAAAATGAAATGAGATATGATGCAGATATGGGTAACCATGGACATTTTAAATGTAATGAATGTGGTAAAATTTACGATTTCTACATTGTATCTGATTCAACAGAAAAAGCAGAATTAAAAAATTTTAAAATCATGGAAAAAAGTGTTTATTATAAAGGCATTTGTCAAGAATGTCTGTCAAATAAAAAATAAAAATTTAAGGAGGAATAAGAATTATGAATGTACAAATTGGATTAGATGTTAAAGGCAGTGAGGAAGTTTCAAAGGTTTTAAATCAATATTTAGCTAACTTACACGTTCTATATACTAAACTTCATAACTATCATTGGAATGTAGAAGGTAAAAGTTTCTTCCAGCTCCACGCTAAATTAGAAGAACTTTATAACAATACTGCTGAGGAATTAGATGCAGTAGCAGAAAGAATTCTAACACTAGGATTTAGACCAGCAGCATCTATGAAGGAGTATTTAGACCTTGCAACTTTAAATGAAGTTAAAAGTGAACCAATAACAGGAGAAGCTATAGTTAAAGATCTTCAAAAAGATTTTGAAACTTTAATTGCTGAATTAAGAACAGCTTTAAAAACAGCTGATCAAAATGATGATCAAGTAACAGTAGACTTATTTGTAGGAAGTATTGGTAATTTAGAAAAGACATTATGGATGTTCCGAGCTTATTTAAGCTAATAAAATAAAAAATTAAATATGTATTATAA is a genomic window of Alkaliphilus flagellatus containing:
- a CDS encoding Fur family transcriptional regulator, coding for MKISIDDIREYLLKNNIKPSYARIKILEYLVEKDSHPTVEEIYSNLVNQIPTLSKTTVYNTMKLLIDANIARVITIEENEMRYDADMGNHGHFKCNECGKIYDFYIVSDSTEKAELKNFKIMEKSVYYKGICQECLSNKK
- a CDS encoding Dps family protein, producing MNVQIGLDVKGSEEVSKVLNQYLANLHVLYTKLHNYHWNVEGKSFFQLHAKLEELYNNTAEELDAVAERILTLGFRPAASMKEYLDLATLNEVKSEPITGEAIVKDLQKDFETLIAELRTALKTADQNDDQVTVDLFVGSIGNLEKTLWMFRAYLS